A stretch of the Bacillus anthracis str. Vollum genome encodes the following:
- a CDS encoding DUF952 domain-containing protein — protein sequence MITKVITKRNWEIAKTTGEINEKSLIEERFIHCSFLEQALNVAQKHFVHEEDVLLLTINPAVVKAEIKYELASNGQKYPHVYGAINIDAIIDVVPFPKEKGEFILPELQR from the coding sequence ATGATTACAAAAGTAATAACAAAAAGAAATTGGGAAATCGCAAAAACAACTGGAGAAATTAATGAAAAATCACTAATAGAAGAGAGATTTATCCACTGTTCATTTTTAGAACAAGCTTTAAACGTTGCTCAAAAACATTTCGTTCATGAAGAAGATGTTTTATTACTTACAATTAATCCAGCCGTTGTAAAAGCAGAAATAAAATATGAACTTGCTTCAAATGGTCAAAAGTATCCGCATGTTTACGGAGCAATTAATATAGATGCAATTATAGATGTTGTTCCATTCCCTAAGGAAAAAGGGGAATTTATATTACCAGAGTTACAAAGGTAA